A portion of the Rhinolophus sinicus isolate RSC01 linkage group LG03, ASM3656204v1, whole genome shotgun sequence genome contains these proteins:
- the TBC1D21 gene encoding TBC1 domain family member 21: SHLEEKPEVRDRELKYCPCQVKRKPPIDKTEWDGFFDENGQLAKSRDFICVNILERVRSPSSPWPWPGSGGHGIRRGPYGSIWRTHDFSHPRLPQGLHPSVRTEAWKFLTGYYSWQSSQDERLTVDSTRRKNYDALWQMYQKIQPLLENLHRNFTETQNNITCDIQRLYDKDPLGNVLIDKKKLEKILLLSYVCNTRAEYQQGFHEMVMLFQLMLEHDHETFWLFQFFLQKTEHSCVINIGVGRNLDMLNNLINFLDPVFAEHLKGKGAGAVQSLFSWFCLCFQRALKSFEDVWRLWEVLLTGKPCRNFQVPVAYSLLQLVREQVLQESMAGDDILLACNRLVDLDADELVSAACLVYAELIQKDVSCPVIFPSLLPHPRSLS; this comes from the exons tcacacttaGAAGAAAAGCCAGAGGTCCGAGACCGAGAGCTGAAGTATTGTCCTTGCCAGGTGAAGAGAAAACCGCCCATTGACAAGACAGAATGGGACGGCTTCTTTGACGAGAACGGTCAGTTGGCCAAGTCACGAGACTTCATTTGTGTTAACATCCTGGAAAGGGTACGGTCCCCAAGTTCCCCTTGGCCTTGGCCTGGATCTGGGGGGCATGGCATCAGGAGGGGCCCTTACGGCAGCATCTGGAGAACCCATGACTTCTCACATCCCCGCCTTCCCCAGGGTCTGCACCCCTCTGTGAGGACAGAAGCCTGGAAGTTCCTCACAGGATACTACTCATGGCAGAGTTCCCAGGATGAGAGGCTCACCGTGGACAGCACAAGGAG GAAGAATTACGACGCCTTATGGCAGATGTACCAGAAGATTCAGCCGCTTCTGGAAAACCTGCACCGGAACTTCACAGAGACTCAGAACAACATCA CATGCGATATCCAGAGACTCTATGACAAAGACCCCCTGGGCAACGTTCTTATCGACAAGAAGAAGTTGGAGAAGATTCTGCTCCTGAGCTATGTGTGCAACACCCGAGCAG AGTACCAGCAGGGCTTCCACGAGATGGTGATGCTTTTCCAGTTGATGTTGGAACATGACCACGAGACCTTCTGGCTTTTCCAGTTCTTCCTGCAGAAAACA GAGCACAGCTGTGTCATCAACATCGGGGTGGGTAGGAACCTGGACATGCTCAACAACCTCATCAACTTCCTGGACCCTGTGTTTGCTGAGCACCTCA AAGGAAAGGGTGCAGGGGCTGTGCAGTCCCTCTTCTCCTGGTTCTGCCTCTGCTTCCAGCGTGCCCTCAAGTCCTTCGAGGACgtctggaggctctgggag GTTCTGCTGACAGGGAAGCCCTGCAGAAACTTCCAGGTGCCAGTGGCCTACAGCCTGCTGCAGTTGGTGCGCGAGCAGGTCCTGCAGGAGAGCATGGCCGGCGACGACATCCTCCTG GCCTGCAACAGACTGGTTGACCTTGATGCCGATGAGCTGGTGTCTGCTGCCTGCTTGGTTTATGCGGAGCTCATCCAGAAGGATGTAAGTTGCCCGgtgatttttccttctcttcttcctcacccaagaagcctttcctga